One window of Elaeis guineensis isolate ETL-2024a chromosome 11, EG11, whole genome shotgun sequence genomic DNA carries:
- the LOC105054146 gene encoding protein DETOXIFICATION 49-like encodes MCNALTPDSPFQSQCDYHEDPHGLLTAPFVQKPQTATNPSEDAPVLTPKPPTELALAFVEARSILSLALPMALTGLLIYSRSMISMLFLGRLGGLPLAGGSLAIGFANITGYSVLSGLAMGMEPICGQAFGAKKLPILGLALQRTILLLLSASIPIAFIWANMRPLLLLCGQDADISAAAQSYILFSLPDLFLQSFLHPLRIYLRSQSITLPLTYAATIAALLHLPINYLLVSIFRLGIPGVALASVWTNLNLLLLLLAYLYLSGVSKSTGGIIPSAESFRCWSSLLNLALPSCVSVCLEWWWYEIMILLCGLLLNPKSTVASMGILIQTTSLIYIFPSSLSFGVSTRVGNELGANRPDRARRAAFVGLSSSFLLGLFALSFAVSVRHVWSRMFTADPAIAVLTTSVLPILGMCELGNCPQTTGCGVLRGSARPRAGANINLGSFYFVGTPVAVALAFWGGLDFKGLWLGLLAAQAACVLLMLAVIHRTDWDLQAERAKRLTGAGILNGDLDEPAQKQTQKLKASTVDDDEDEKANLEICITIDRSPTLT; translated from the coding sequence ATGTGTAATGCTCTGACACCGGACTCCCCTTTCCAAAGCCAATGCGACTACCATGAAGACCCCCACGGCCTCCTCACTGCCCCCTTCGTCCAGAAGCCGCAGACGGCGACGAACCCATCCGAGGATGCTCCGGTGCTCACGCCCAAGCCGCCGACCGAGCTCGCCCTTGCCTTCGTGGAGGCCAGGTCTATATTAAGCCTGGCACTCCCTATGGCGCTGACCGGCCTCCTCATCTACTCCCGTTCTATGATTTCCATGCTTTTCCTCGGCCGCCTTGGTGGCCTCCCCCTCGCCGGCGGCTCCCTTGCCATCGGCTTCGCCAACATAACCGGCTACTCTGTTCTCTCCGGGCTTGCGATGGGCATGGAACCAATCTGCGGCCAGGCGTTCGGTGCCAAGAAGCTCCCCATCCTCGGCCTCGCCCTTCAGCGGAcaattctcctcctcctctcagcTTCCATCCCCATTGCTTTCATCTGGGCCAACATGCGACCGCTCCTCCTCCTCTGCGGCCAGGACGCCGACATCTCCGCCGCCGCCCAGTCTTACATTCTCTTCTCCCTCCCCGACCTCTTCCTTCAGTCCTTCCTCCACCCCCTCCGCATCTACCTCCGCTCCCAATCCATCACCCTCCCCCTTACCTACGCCGCCaccatcgccgccctgctccacctccCCATCAACTACCTCCTCGTCTCCATCTTCCGCCTCGGTATCCCAGGCGTCGCCCTCGCCTCTGTCTGGACCAACCTCaacctcctccttctcctcctcgcctATCTCTACCTCTCAGGTGTCTCCAAAAGTACTGGCGGGATAATTCCCTCTGCGGAGAGCTTCCGCTGCTGGTCTTCTCTTCTAAACCTCGCCCTCCCCAGCTGCGTCAGCGTCTGCCTCGAATGGTGGTGGTACGAGATTATGATCCTCCTCTGCGGCCTCCTACTTAATCCCAAATCCACCGTTGCGTCGATGGGCATTTTGATACAAACCACTTCCCTCATCTACATTTTCCCCTCCTCCCTTAGTTTCGGCGTCTCCACCCGCGTTGGCAACGAGCTCGGGGCCAACCGCCCCGACCGTGCCCGCCGCGCTGCCTTCGTCGGCCTCTCCTCCAGCTTCCTCCTTGGTCTCTTTGCCCTCAGCTTCGCCGTCTCGGTCCGGCACGTCTGGTCCCGGATGTTCACCGCCGACCCCGCCATCGCGGTGCTCACCACCTCGGTTCTGCCGATACTGGGGATGTGCGAGCTGGGCAACTGTCCGCAGACGACAGGGTGCGGTGTCCTGCGAGGCAGCGCGCGGCCGCGGGCCGGTGCCAACATAAACCTCGGCTCCTTCTATTTCGTCGGAACGCCGGTCGCGGTCGCGCTTGCCTTCTGGGGAGGACTCGACTTCAAGGGGCTCTGGCTCGGTCTCCTCGCGGCACAGGCCGCCTGCGTCCTGCTCATGCTCGCTGTCATCCACCGCACCGACTGGGACCTTCAGGCCGAGCGCGCGAAGCGGCTCACCGGTGCCGGAATCCTCAACGGCGATTTAGATGAACCTGCTCAGAAACAAACACAGAAGCTAAAAGCTAGCACAGTGGATGATGACGAAGATGAGAAGGCCAATTTGGAGATTTGCATAACGATTGATCGATCTCCCACACTAACTTGA